From a single Cotesia glomerata isolate CgM1 linkage group LG6, MPM_Cglom_v2.3, whole genome shotgun sequence genomic region:
- the LOC123267618 gene encoding V-type proton ATPase subunit C isoform X1 — MTEYWLISAPGDKTCQQTWETMNNLTSKQHSLSANYKFHIPDLKVGTLDQLVGLSDDLGKLDTFVEQVTRKVAVYLGEVLEDQRDKLHENLMANNSDLPTYITRFQWDMAKYPIKQSLRNIADIIGKQVGQIDADLKTKSTTYNNLKGSLQNLEKKQTGSLLTRNLADLVKKEHFILDSEYLSTLLVIVPKSSFHEWHAIYEKLTDMIVPRSTQLITQDAEYGLFTVTLFKKVIEEFKLHAREKKFIVRDFTYNEEELAAGKNEITKLVTDKKKQFGPLVRWLKVNFSECFCAWIHVKALRVFVESVLRYGLPVNFQAILLHPNKKTTKRLRDVLNQLYAHLDSSAASGGHSANQDSVDIPGLGFGQNEYYPYVYYKINVDMVDSKVQ; from the exons ATGACGGAATATTGGTTAATATCAGCCCCAGGTGACAAAACCTGCCAGCAGACCTGGGAAACAATGAACAACCTAACATCAAAGCAGCACTCGCTGTCTGCAAACTACAAATTCCACATCCCAGACCTAAAAGTCGGTACTTTGGACCAGCTAGTAGGGTTGTCAGACGACCTAGGCAAGTTGGACACCTTCGTCGAGCAGGTAACGCGCAAAGTCGCTGTCTACTTAGGCGAAGTCCTCGAGGACCAACGTGACAAGCTCCACGAAAATCTAATGGCCAACAACA GTGATTTGCCGACTTACATAACACGTTTCCAGTGGGACATGGCCAAGTATCCGATAAAACAGTCTTTGAGAAATATTGCCGACATTATTGGCAAACAAGTCGGTCAGATAGACGCTGATTTGAAAACTAAGTCCACTACTTACAATAATTTGAAGGGAAGTCTTCAGAATCTTGAGAAGAAACAAAC AGGAAGTTTGTTAACCCGCAACCTGGCAGACCTGGTAAAAAAGGAGCACTTTATTCTGGACAGCGAGTACCTGTCAACTCTGTTGGTGATCGTGCCAAAGTCAAGCTTCCACGAGTGGCACGCCATCTACGAGAAGCTGACGGACATGATCGTGCCCCGTAGCACGCAACTGATCACCCAGGACGCGGAGTACGGATTGTTCACCGTAACTCTCTTCAAGAAAGTCATCGAGGAGTTTAAGCTTCACGCGCGTGAAAAGAAGTTCATTGTTCGCGACTTCACTTACAATGAAGAGGAACTGGCTGCtggtaaaaatgaaattaccAAGCTTGTTACCGACAAGAAGAAACAGTTTGGTCCTCTTGTTCGTTGGCTCAAGGTCAACTTTAGCGAGTGCTTTTGCGCTTGGATTCATGTTAAAGCATTGCGTGTTTTTGTTGAATCTGTTTTaag atacgGGCTACCAGTAAATTTCCAAGCAATTTTATTACAccctaataaaaaaactacgaaaCGATTGCGCGACGTTTTAAATCAACTTTACGCTCATTTGGATTCTTCGGCAGCTTCTGGTGGACATTCTGCTAATCAAGAT AGTGTAGATATTCCTGGACTAGGTTTTGGCCAGAATGAGTACTACCCTTACgtctattataaaataaatgtcgACATGGTAGATAGTAAggttcaataa
- the LOC123267618 gene encoding V-type proton ATPase subunit C isoform X2 — protein sequence MTEYWLISAPGDKTCQQTWETMNNLTSKQHSLSANYKFHIPDLKVGTLDQLVGLSDDLGKLDTFVEQVTRKVAVYLGEVLEDQRDKLHENLMANNSQTSVDEESPSPEVPTIGTPPNTPVTPTSKARDHQNHNHHHHHHHHHHNHHTDLPKLWKETDSGPASLGQHHQHFHFSPTTTTTSSSFFCSSHDKKKSVSTSSSDNTNKSTSNESSSIYSCYQVHWCANSASSSPSPPLLPSTASPLSPTWSVSSVSDHEDAFGSSKKITDRKVTDGKITDRRSKKFFRRKSSKRKSAKAADDHCAKEDQHLDDEVQEKSCEKTADKEECDVDKEELDDDDIDDDDDDDDDFGGILYPGTHPDSLDNRLDPCTIVIT from the exons ATGACGGAATATTGGTTAATATCAGCCCCAGGTGACAAAACCTGCCAGCAGACCTGGGAAACAATGAACAACCTAACATCAAAGCAGCACTCGCTGTCTGCAAACTACAAATTCCACATCCCAGACCTAAAAGTCGGTACTTTGGACCAGCTAGTAGGGTTGTCAGACGACCTAGGCAAGTTGGACACCTTCGTCGAGCAGGTAACGCGCAAAGTCGCTGTCTACTTAGGCGAAGTCCTCGAGGACCAACGTGACAAGCTCCACGAAAATCTAATGGCCAACAACA GTCAGACATCAGTGGACGAAGAAAGCCCAAGCCCCGAAGTACCTACGATCGGGACGCCGCCAAACACACCCGTGACGCCAACGTCGAAGGCGCGTGACCACCAGAACCACAACCACCACCATCACcatcaccaccaccaccatAACCATCATACCGACTTGCCGAAGCTCTGGAAGGAGACGGACTCGGGGCCAGCCAGCCTAGGTCAGCATCACCAGCACTTCCATTTCTCCCCGACCACAACTACCACTTCCAGCTCCTTCTTCTGCTCCTCTCATGATAAGAAAAAATCCGTTAGTACCAGTAGCAGCGACAATACCAATAAATCAACTTCAAACGAGTCTTCATCTATTTATTCATGCTACCAAGTCCATTGGTGTGCTAATTCCGCTTCATCATCGCCCTCACCCCCACTCTTACCATCCACCGCGTCTCCGCTGTCTCCAACCTGGTCAGTCTCGTCTGTCAGCGACCATGAGGATGCCTTTGGGtccagtaaaaaaattaccgacCGAAAAGTTACCGACGGTAAAATTACCGACCGTAgatctaaaaaattcttcagGAGGAAGTCTTCTAAGAGGAAGAGTGCCAAAGCTGCGGACGATCACTGTGCTAAGGAGGATCAACACCTGGATGATGAAGTTCAAGAAAAAAGCTGCGAAAAGACTGCCGATAAAGAAGAGTGTGATGTTGATAAAGAAGAGCTGGATGATGATGatattgatgatgatgatgatgatgatgatgattttgGGGGCATTCTTTATCCAGGTACCCATCCCGACAGCCTCGACAACCGATTGGACCCTTGTACTATTGTGATAACCTGA
- the LOC123267622 gene encoding S-methyl-5'-thioadenosine phosphorylase, whose translation MGKYKIKVGIIGGSGLGDIANKVLTNSNQLDLKDLKNDFGIPSGNIYTGVINGVDVALLSRHGQGHKINPTNVNYRANIEALKLIGCTHILASNACGSLCEEIGRGQLVIPDSYIDRTVARKNSLFDGTSPRYQGVCHMPMEPSFHPDVADVFEQAAKELGISVRKGGTIVIIEGPRFSSKAESNAFRLWGGHLVGMTSCPEVSVAKEAGIIYGAIAMATDYDCWKESDNVCAGDVIQVFLQNVSKITDLLIKAVELIGQRQWDQQLDHLKNLVESGNVSSKN comes from the exons ATgggaaaatataaaatcaag gtGGGAATTATCGGCGGCTCCGGATTGGGTGATATCGCAAATAAAGTGCTGACAAACAGCAATCAGCTTGATTTAaaggatttaaaaaatgactttgggATTCCCAGTGGCAACATCTACACCGGAGTCATCAATGGCGTTGATGTTGCCTTGCTATCTCG acaCGGCCAAGGACACAAAATTAACCCGACTAATGTAAATTATCGCGCAAATATCGAAGCGTTGAAACTGATAGGCTGCACTCATATATTAGCGTCTAATGCTTGCGGGTCACTGTGCGAAGAAATTGGCCGTGGACAATTAGTTATCCCTGACAGTTATATTGACCGGACTGTTGCAAGAAAGAACAGTTTGTTCGACGGAACTTCTCCGCGGTACCAag gagtCTGCCACATGCCGATGGAACCGTCGTTCCATCCAGATGTCGCTGATGTATTCGAACAAGCTGCTAAGGAACTGGGAATTAGTGTTAGAAAAGGAGGAactattgtaattattgaGGGACCGAGATTTTCTTCAAAAGCGGAGAGTAACGCTTTCAGGTTATGGGGCGGCCATCTAGTCGGCATGACTTCGTGTCCTGAG GTTAGCGTAGCCAAAGAAGCTGGAATAATCTACGGCGCTATCGCCATGGCTACTGACTACGACTGCTGGAAGGAGTCCGACAACGTCTGTGCCGGGGACGTTATCCAAGTCTTCTTACAAAATGTCTCCAAAATAACCGACCTGCTGATCAAGGCCGTCGAACTGATCGGCCAGCGACAGTGGGACCAGCAGCTCGATCAtctcaaa aatctCGTGGAATCTGGAAACGTCTCATCCAAAAATTGA
- the LOC123268201 gene encoding uncharacterized protein LOC123268201: MAKLLLLVVVLTIGSNFQVDAQFGGMFGIGDIIRDISGEMNHVWERFFKQPDEKYVKDQVRKIEKIKKNLIANGKSLDHSDEVAKVILKQLDVANDRQRELDEKLVRLNDTFTLVDLKIDIVTSRVNEISTQISDIPATVAERASFLLTGFLNRIRVQTNLIDAKETFKRYVRTIDINYNNFLLYTKPGAHVRKASMLEFCDNLLSPYADELSKTLVQIHKLLAPGETESIYDGLLEFLRDFQSKQTFQERCDLETSFQEQFRELYNIILVSEIRAFTMQAYAMNYRRLVGEETEDAVKGEVGMMVESLLKRVSSYLAAMKGTMDGVSRELFRCEPAKHLLGETSFRLNDLFGMYYINKKQLNTQVPKDPAEINTQSYFECLDRYSTNDAFINFYCPRYQCYGRLHKCKEAGSFTFCEARAGTNRRYGFTLDGNKFPTRPFHCNGRFVDTLAKETGNLLCQCSEEGAESLATKAINLMPQMSDMENNMVVTNVRFLKKNNMVHLQIEEGLLLPDGNIDKATISSVPVGNFRYVQNSTQGSFVQLDPTEWDDRLIQLTYDRDYTFLYHNRSTINLDDIVVDAGYVVTGVKFDTEENNPQTGINYSPIQLKVHGTPFDYDTGLLVPTDEKPSKWFTPFDMKGKIKRYSFMREMLDITDSDDSIKNTGAVQQSLTNFQVTFQVTSWDKDMGQTVVPYFDTLSAAVSNKVALDGVGISHRGSPGFGGFIAPKIFNVDHSQYIRPEIKKEDIEKYKKAWF, from the exons ATGGCTAAACTACTGCTGTTAGTAGTAGTGCTTACCATCGGAAGTAACTTCCAAGTTGATGCACAATTCGGGGGTATGTTCGGCATCGGTGATATAATTCGCGACATTAGCGGAGAAATGAACCACGTCTGGGAGAGATTCTTCAAACAACCCGACGAAAAATACGTGAAGGACCAGGTAAGGaagattgaaaaaatcaagaaGAACCTCATAGCCAACGGAAAATCTCTGGATCACTCCGATGAAGTTGCTAAAGTTATCCTGAAACAATTGGATGTTGCCAACGACAGACAAAGAGAATTGGACGAAAAACTTGTTAGATTAAACGACACTTTTACTCTAgtcgatttaaaaattgacatagTTACGAGCCGTGTTAACGAAATTTCAACGCAGATTAGCGACATTCCAGCTACAGTCGCGGAAAGAGCGAGTTTTTTGTTAACCGGCTTCCTCAACCGGATAAGAGTACAGACAAATCTTATCGACGCGAAAGAAACTTTCAAGAGATATGTTCGAACGATTGATATAAACTACAATAACTTTTTGTTGTACACTAAACCCGGCGCTCATGTAAGAAAAGCCTCTATGCTCGAATTCTGCGATAATCTTTTGTCACCCTATGCTGATGAATTGTCCAAAACTCTCGTACAAATCCACAAATTACTCGCTCCAGGAGAAACGGAGTCAATTTACGATGGACTGCTGGAATTCCTTCGAGACTTTCAGAGT AAACAAACATTCCAAGAACGATGTGACTTGGAAACTTCGTTTCAAGAGCAATTCAGAGAATTGTACAACATTATTCTTGTCAGTGAAATTAGAGCTTTTACGATGCAAGCGTATGCAATGAACTACCGCCGTTTGGTAGGAG AGGAAACTGAAGACGCGGTGAAGGGTGAAGTGGGTATGATGGTCGAGTCCTTGTTGAAGAGGGTGTCCAGCTACTTGGCGGCTATGAAAGGAACCATGGATGGGGTGTCCAGAGAACTTTTCCGTTGTGAACCAGCAAAGCATTTGTTAG GTGAAACATCCTTCCGACTGAATGACCTCTTCGGTATGTATTACATCAACAAAAAACAGCTGAACACTCAAGTCCCCAAGGATCCAGCAGAAATCAACACCCAGAGCTACTTTGAATGCTTGGATAGATACAGCACTAACGATGCATTCATAAACTTCTACTGTCCTCGGTACCAATGCTACGGAAGATTGCATAAATGCAAAGAAGCTGGAAGTTTCACCTTCTGCGAAGCG AGAGCTGGAACCAACAGACGTTACGGCTTTACTTTGGACGGAAACAAATTCCCGACAAGACCTTTTCACTGCAACGGCCGATTTGTCGACACACTAGCGAAAGAAACTGGCAATCTACTGTGCCAATGTTCCGAGGAAGGAGCCGAATCTTTGGCGACCAAAGCTATTAATTTAATGCCCCAGATGTCTGATATGGAGAATAATAT GGTGGTGACCAACGTCCGTTTTCTGAAGAAGAACAACATGGTCCACTTGCAAATTGAAGAAGGTCTTCTTCTTCCGGACGGAAACATAGACAAGGCAACTATTTCAAGCGTTCCAGTGGGAAATTTCCGGTACGTGCAAAATTCAACCCAGGGCTCGTTTGTGCAACTGGACCCGACTGAATGGGACGACAGACTGATCCAGTTGACCTACGACAGAGACTACACCTTCCTGTACCACAACCGGTCGACCATCAACCTGGATGACATCGTCGTCGACGCGGGATACGTTGTAACTGGAGTTAAGTTTGATACCGAGGAAAATAATCCACAAACTGGAATTAATTACAGTCCAATTCAGCTTAAGGTTCACGGAACGCCTTTTGATTATGATACGGGTTTATTGGTTCCTACTGATGAGAAACCTTCCAAGTGGTTCACGCCGTTTGATATGAAGGGGAAGATCAAGAGATACTCTTTCATGCG GGAGATGCTGGACATCACTGACAGCGACGACTCCATCAAAAACACCGGCGCTGTTCAACAATCTCTGACGAATTTCCAAGTAACCTTCCAAGTTACTTCCTGGGATAAGGACATGGGCCAAACTGTAGTTCCTTACTTTGACACCCTAAGCGCTGCAGTCTCCAATAAGGTCGCTCTTGATGGCGTGGGTATCTCCCATAGAGGCTCGCCAGGGTTTGGAGGATTCATTGCACCCAAGATTTTTAATGTTGATCATTCTCAGTATATTCGACCTGAaatcaaaaaagaagatattgaaaaatataaaaaagcttggttttaa